CACCATCTCCGGCGAAAGGATCGAGTCCAGCTCGGCCGGAGCGATCTCGATCCTCGCGAGTTCGCCGTGCACCCGAACACGAAATTCCTTGAAACCCAAGCGCCGCAAAGCATCCTCGCCGCGCTCAACCTTGGAAAGTCGGTCGATCGTAACGGGTACGCCGTGGGCAATTCGCGACGAAAGGCACGGACTGGCCGGCTTATCCCAACCGTCAATGCCGTTAGCAAGGCTAAATGACCTGATATCGTCCTTGGACATACCGACATCCGCCAGAGGGCTCACGACCCGGTTTTCGCCCGCCGCGATACGCCCCGGGCGATGATCCGAAAGGTCGTCTGCATTGGTGCCGTCAAGCACGAACGCGACCGCCATCTCATCGGCCATCGCACGCAATCTCGTGTATAACTCACTTTTGCAAAAGTAACACCTATTCGAAGGGTTTGCAGCGTAATTTGGATCCAATAATTCGTCGGTATTTGCCTCGATCAGATTCAAACTGTTTTCTGCGGCGATTCGGCGAGCCTCGGTTCGCTGAAACTCGGAAACGCTTGGTGATATCCCCAAGACGCACACCGCGTCCTTGCCAAGTTCCTGCGTTGCAATGACCGCGAGATAGGAACTGTCCACTCCGCCGGAGAACGCTACCAACACCTTTCCCATTTCACGCATCATACTCCGCAGTCCATCCTCTTTAACATCGCGTATCTCGACGTCCGGCGATGCAATGGTTGGTTGGGGATATGAACTCATTTTATAGTGATTTGGCTGGGTAGGCCTGTTGTGACCCGTAAACAAAATGGTAGCCTACCAATATGAATGAAGCAAATGTTTGAAACCACATTGTAACTTCTTAAACGCTAAATAAATATGGACTCGAAATGGCTCGAGTGATAATATTCGGAACAATACTTAATGCTTACTTGTAGTTCCCGTTTTACCGGTTTCATCGCCCTCAAGATCGGCATCGCCATTTTAGCGGTCATTGTGATCGTGTCGAACGCAGTGCCTCCAGCAAATGCTCAGGAAATAGATGACCCCGCCGAAGACGCGGTCGCTATTTTTAACCAAGCTCAGGAACTTCACGAGCAAGGAAAGATCGCCGATGCGATCGAACTTTATAAGAAAGCTATAAAGGTTTTTCCGGAATTTCCGGAGGCTGAATATCAATGCGGCACGGCACAACTGAGCCTTGGCCGCACCGCCGAAGCAGAAAAGGCATTCAGGCGGGCGATCGAACTGCGGCCCGATTGGACGTTGCCTATGACGAACCTTGGGACACTCTTGCTTACCAAAGGCGATCTCGCGGAAGCCGAAAACGTTCTGTCCAAGTCGATCGAACTCGACGACCAGAGTTTCCCTGCCCTCGCGGCAATGGCTGAATTGAAGTTACGCACAAAGGCCTCGGCGGCGGTCCTTTCGGAGCTTTTAACAAAAATAAGTGCTCTTACCGGAAAGGCGAAGCCCACTGCATCGCTCTGGACTGCCCGCGCGGCGCTCGAGAATGCCCTTGGCCGAACGCAGAATGCAAAGGCCAGCCTGAGCAATGCTCTCGCTATTGACCCGAGTAACCGCTTTGCTCTTTCAGAATTGACTGAGATCGCTCTTGCCGAGGGTGACACTCTAAAAGCGTCGGAAACGGTCGCTTTGCTGGAGAAGATAGCTCCCGTAACCGTTGAAACAAGGCTTTTACGAGCGAGGGTGTACGCGGCAAACGGCAATAATAACGACGCACTCAAGACCCTTGAGACGCTACCAGCTCCGCTTTCGGCAGAAGCAGCCGCATTTCGCACACGCCTGCTCGCCGCGACATCCGATAACGCCGGCGAACTGGAAAAGCAATTGTCCGCGACTCCGGGTGACGCTGCGATTCTAGGCCGACTGTGCTCGCTCTACCGTGTCGATGCTCCGGCGAAGGCCCTCGATTATTGCCGCCGGGCATCTGAGGCCGAGCCCAATAATATCAATCACGTCGTCGGCTTGGGCGCCGCATTGGTGCAGGCAAAAATGTATGAGCCGGCGATCGGGCTTTTTCGCAAGCTCCTGACGATCGCCCCCGACAATTCAACAGTGCACGCAAATTTAGGCACAGCTCTATTTCAGTTAAAGCGTTACGCGGAAGCAAAACAGGAATATGGATGGTTGGTCTCAAAACAGCCTGACCTGCCGATTGCATACTTTTTCCTTGCTATATGTCACGATCAGCTTGCGGAGTATCTTGACGCTATGGCAAATTACCAGCAATTCCTTCGAATAGCCGATCCTTCGAAGAGTCAACTCGAGATCGACAAGGTCCAGTTGCGAATACCGATACTCCAAAGGCAGATAAACGAAAAGAAGGGAAAGAAATGAAGCTTTTGCGGAACAACATCATCGGTCGAAAACAACCTTGGCATTCCTTCGGCAGGATTGTCGGCGTGGCTTTTGTTGCGGTTGTCGTTTTTACGGTTTCATCGCCCTTTGTCAAAGCACAGAGTGATCCCGACGAATCTGCGCCACCGCCCGTTCGTGCCGTCTCACGTGACGAAGGCATTGCCCTAAAGCGGGAAACGGACGTAAAGTCGAGAACGCTCGTAGCTTTGGATCTAATGAATGCGCGTATCAGTGCAGCGGAGAAAGCCGCCGCTCTCCAAGAATTCGAACAAATGTACACTGAGCTTGGCGGCTTTTTGGGCGTTATCGACAATACGATCGAGTTTCTCTCGAACAGTGACAGTAACAACAGCAAGGTTCTCGGCAATTTCAAGCGTTTTGAGATCGGATTGCGAGGATTTGTACCGCGCATCGAATTGATTCGCCGCGAGTTGCCGCTCAGATACGAACCTTTTGTAAAATCAACTATCAAATATATCCGCGACGCGCGTTCGCGAGCCCTCGAACCGCTCTTCGGCGACAAAGTCGTTAGAGAACCTCGAATTAATTAGCTTTATGCCGTTTTTAGTAGCTATCTTTACCGCCGCAGTCTTTCTCCTGTCATTCGCACCGGCAACGGCTGATGCTCAGCGCCGCGATTACCTGACCGACGAGGAGATCGAGATGGTCCGTGATGCCCAACAGATGGATGAACGCATCAGCGTACTCGTCCACGCAGTTGACCGTCGAATGGCCGTGATCGGGATCGCAACTGCCCCGGCCGGAAAGGTGGTGAAGGAAAAAGATACGTGGGGTCCGACGCCGTCAGGCTCACGCATCGAACTGCTCAGCGATATTAAACGGATCATCCAAAAGGCAATCGATGACATCGACAATCTAGCTGCCCGGCCGGATTCGGGGTTCATTGATCAAGACGAAAGTAAAAAGCCACAGGATCCGAAAGCAATATTTTCTAAGGCGGTTCGAACCTTGGGATCTGCCGCCGACCGATATCGACCGCTATTCAATAACGAACTTTCAAAAACGGAAGTTACGACTGAACGCGGTTTGTTGCTCGACATTATCGAAAGCTGTGACCAGATCATCGAGGCCGCTTCGAAAATACCGGCCGAGGTCAAAAAGGGTAAGAACGAGTAACTGATCTGCTCCGAAAATTGGGAAGTAAGCGGGCCGCGATGCCGTTTCAGACGAGTTCGGCTCATCAACCCCTCAAAGAGCCGGCCTCGAACTCACACAGAATCGCGACCTCACCTACTTAATGTCATTTTTTCGAAAAACATTACATTTCTGAACGGTCTTTTTTACACAAGTTTAGATGTTGCTGCCTCAACGAACCGAACGGCGAGTGGCCATTGCCACCAAACTATACCCGGATGACTTGTAGCGCGCCGCAAATGTACCTTACACTCACCATATATGACAGCAGAAGCTTTGAAAAAGACACCATTGAATGATGTTCACCGCACGCTGGGCGGACGGATGGTTGATTTTGGCGGTTGGGATATGCCCGTCCAATACACTGCCGGCGTTATCGAAGAGCATATGGCGACCCGAACACACTCGGGACTTTTCGACGTGTCGCATATGGGCGAGATCTGGGTCGAAGGGCCGGACGCGATCAGCTTCGTCAACGGATTGACCACAAACGACGTTTTGAATCTGGTTGACGGACAAGCTCACTATTCGGCAATGACCAACGACGAGGGCGGCATTGTCGATGATCTGCTGGTATATCGATTCAGTCAGGAGAAACTTTTGCTGGTGGTAAATGCCGGCACGACCGAAAAGGACTGGGCCTGGATCACCTCGCATAAAAAAGATGAGCGGGTCGAACTGTTAAATGCCAGTGCGGAATATTGTCAGATCGCGGTTCAGGGGCCGGACGCGACGGCCATCGTGCAGAAACTGACGGAGACCGACCTTTCCGCGATCAAGTATTATCATTTC
This is a stretch of genomic DNA from Chloracidobacterium sp.. It encodes these proteins:
- a CDS encoding tetratricopeptide repeat protein — translated: MLTCSSRFTGFIALKIGIAILAVIVIVSNAVPPANAQEIDDPAEDAVAIFNQAQELHEQGKIADAIELYKKAIKVFPEFPEAEYQCGTAQLSLGRTAEAEKAFRRAIELRPDWTLPMTNLGTLLLTKGDLAEAENVLSKSIELDDQSFPALAAMAELKLRTKASAAVLSELLTKISALTGKAKPTASLWTARAALENALGRTQNAKASLSNALAIDPSNRFALSELTEIALAEGDTLKASETVALLEKIAPVTVETRLLRARVYAANGNNNDALKTLETLPAPLSAEAAAFRTRLLAATSDNAGELEKQLSATPGDAAILGRLCSLYRVDAPAKALDYCRRASEAEPNNINHVVGLGAALVQAKMYEPAIGLFRKLLTIAPDNSTVHANLGTALFQLKRYAEAKQEYGWLVSKQPDLPIAYFFLAICHDQLAEYLDAMANYQQFLRIADPSKSQLEIDKVQLRIPILQRQINEKKGKK
- the larE gene encoding ATP-dependent sacrificial sulfur transferase LarE, producing the protein MSSYPQPTIASPDVEIRDVKEDGLRSMMREMGKVLVAFSGGVDSSYLAVIATQELGKDAVCVLGISPSVSEFQRTEARRIAAENSLNLIEANTDELLDPNYAANPSNRCYFCKSELYTRLRAMADEMAVAFVLDGTNADDLSDHRPGRIAAGENRVVSPLADVGMSKDDIRSFSLANGIDGWDKPASPCLSSRIAHGVPVTIDRLSKVERGEDALRRLGFKEFRVRVHGELARIEIAPAELDSILSPEMVGRVRREFRSVGFKYVTLDLEGFRSGSMN